A portion of the Burkholderiales bacterium genome contains these proteins:
- the lptA gene encoding lipopolysaccharide export system protein LptA, producing the protein MRWRTGVDRAGTWLAPLLAAAALACGTALAQAPKPDREQPVYLEADSGTFDDAKKTAVFTGNVVLTQGTLTIRADRLVVTQSADGFQRGVAYGDPASFRQKREGTDEWIEGWAKRMEYDSRTETLELFEDARMRRGQDEVRGSYISYSAQTELFRVLGSAKGENKASGSSGRVRAVIQPKSRDPQERAQGSAGGRPR; encoded by the coding sequence ATGCGCTGGCGAACGGGCGTTGATCGGGCCGGGACGTGGCTTGCCCCGTTGCTCGCCGCGGCGGCGCTCGCCTGTGGAACCGCTCTTGCCCAGGCGCCGAAACCCGACCGGGAGCAGCCGGTCTACCTGGAGGCGGACAGCGGCACCTTCGACGACGCCAAGAAGACGGCGGTGTTCACCGGCAACGTGGTGCTTACCCAGGGCACCCTCACCATCCGGGCCGACCGCCTGGTGGTGACCCAGAGCGCGGACGGTTTCCAGCGCGGTGTGGCCTACGGCGATCCCGCGTCTTTCCGCCAAAAGCGGGAGGGCACCGACGAGTGGATCGAAGGCTGGGCCAAGCGCATGGAGTACGACAGCCGCACCGAGACCCTGGAGCTGTTCGAGGACGCGCGCATGCGCCGCGGCCAGGACGAGGTGCGGGGAAGCTACATCTCCTACAGCGCCCAGACCGAGCTGTTCCGCGTGCTGGGATCCGCCAAGGGGGAGAACAAGGCGAGCGGCTCGTCGGGCCGGGTGCGCGCCGTGATCCAGCCGAAGAGCCGCGACCCCCAGGAGCGCGCGCAAGGCTCTGCCGGCGGCCGCCCGCGCTGA
- a CDS encoding ABC transporter ATP-binding protein: MSTLRVERLEKRYRSRTVVKDVSLEVASGEVVGLLGPNGAGKTTCFYMMVGLVPLTRGRIFLDDRELSHMPIHRRARLGLSYLPQEASIFRRLNVADNIRAVLELHTDDPDEVENELEDLLHELHITHLRESPAVSLSGGERRRVEIARALASRPRFILLDEPFAGVDPIAVLDIQKIVGFLKERSIGILITDHNVRETLGICDRAYIINEGLVLANGKPEEIIYNESVRKVYLGENFRL, translated from the coding sequence ATGAGCACCCTCAGGGTCGAGCGACTGGAAAAACGCTACCGCTCCCGCACGGTGGTCAAGGACGTCTCCCTGGAGGTGGCGAGCGGCGAGGTGGTGGGCCTGCTGGGACCCAACGGGGCGGGGAAGACCACCTGCTTCTACATGATGGTGGGGCTGGTGCCCCTCACCCGAGGCCGCATCTTCCTGGACGACCGGGAGCTCAGCCACATGCCGATCCACCGCCGCGCCCGGCTGGGGCTCTCCTACCTCCCCCAGGAGGCCTCCATCTTCCGGCGCCTCAACGTGGCCGACAACATCCGGGCGGTGCTGGAGCTGCACACCGACGATCCCGACGAGGTGGAAAACGAGCTGGAGGACCTGCTCCACGAGCTGCACATCACCCACCTGCGCGAAAGCCCCGCCGTGAGCCTCTCCGGCGGCGAGCGCCGGCGCGTAGAGATCGCCCGGGCGCTGGCCAGCCGCCCGCGCTTCATCCTGCTCGACGAGCCCTTCGCCGGCGTCGATCCCATCGCCGTGCTCGACATCCAGAAGATCGTGGGCTTCCTGAAGGAGCGAAGCATCGGCATCCTGATTACCGACCACAACGTGCGCGAAACCCTGGGGATCTGCGACCGGGCCTATATCATCAACGAGGGGCTGGTCCTAGCCAACGGCAAACCGGAGGAAATCATTTATAATGAGAGCGTTCGCAAGGTCTATCTGGGCGAGAATTTCAGACTATAA
- the rpoN gene encoding RNA polymerase sigma-54 factor has translation MKPSLQLKLTQHLALTPQLQQSIRLLQLSTLELNQEVERILQENPLLEREEDEESPPAFSSERAEPRIESLDAPAPGAGAEAPEAGSTPDSGWIEDEGSYHGSRDDGEDMGYPQLAADTPTLREHLYWQLSLTQLSERDRRLTQLLVDALDDDGYLTQDLDELLALLPPELGVERDELAIALRHLQSLDPPGVGARNLKECLLLQLKALPEDTPRLKEALAVVENHLETLAARDYNKLKRLLGCDDACLKQVQTLITRLNPRPGSDFAQVETRYVVPDVIVKKVKGVWVASLNPEAMPKLRINRMYADILSRNRDASHQQLAAQLQEAKWLIKNVQQRFDTILRVSQAIVDRQRHFFEHGEVAMRPLVLREIAETLGLHESTVSRVTSQKYMLTPRGTFELKYFFGSHVQTEAGGACSATAIRALIKQLVSAEDSRRPLSDSQISEILGQQGIMVARRTVAKYRESMQILPANLRKSL, from the coding sequence ATGAAGCCTTCCCTGCAGCTTAAGCTGACGCAGCACCTCGCGCTGACGCCCCAGTTGCAGCAGTCCATTCGGCTCCTCCAGCTCTCCACTCTGGAGCTGAACCAGGAGGTGGAGCGCATCCTGCAGGAAAACCCCTTGCTCGAACGGGAGGAGGACGAAGAGTCGCCGCCCGCGTTTTCTTCCGAGCGCGCGGAGCCCCGTATCGAGTCCCTGGACGCGCCGGCGCCCGGCGCGGGGGCGGAGGCGCCGGAGGCGGGCAGCACCCCGGATTCGGGCTGGATCGAGGACGAGGGCTCCTACCACGGTTCCCGGGACGACGGCGAGGACATGGGCTATCCCCAGCTCGCCGCCGACACCCCCACCTTGCGTGAGCACTTGTACTGGCAGTTGAGCCTCACCCAGCTTTCCGAGCGCGACCGCAGGCTCACCCAGCTCCTGGTGGACGCCCTGGACGACGACGGCTACCTCACCCAGGACCTGGACGAGCTCCTGGCGCTGCTGCCCCCGGAGCTGGGCGTGGAACGGGACGAGCTGGCGATCGCCCTGAGGCACCTGCAGAGCCTAGACCCCCCGGGCGTCGGCGCGCGCAACCTCAAGGAGTGCCTGTTGCTGCAGTTGAAGGCCCTCCCGGAGGACACGCCCCGCCTGAAAGAGGCGCTCGCGGTGGTGGAAAACCACCTGGAAACGCTGGCGGCCCGGGACTACAACAAGCTGAAGCGCCTCCTCGGCTGCGACGACGCCTGCCTCAAGCAGGTGCAGACCCTGATTACGCGGCTCAACCCGCGGCCGGGCTCGGACTTCGCCCAGGTCGAGACCCGCTACGTGGTGCCGGACGTGATCGTCAAGAAGGTGAAAGGGGTCTGGGTCGCGAGCTTGAACCCCGAGGCGATGCCGAAGCTGCGCATCAACCGCATGTACGCCGACATCCTGAGCCGCAACCGGGACGCGAGCCACCAGCAGCTCGCAGCCCAGCTCCAGGAGGCGAAGTGGCTGATCAAGAATGTGCAGCAGCGCTTCGACACCATCCTGCGGGTCTCCCAGGCCATCGTGGACCGCCAGCGGCACTTCTTCGAGCACGGCGAGGTGGCCATGCGCCCGCTGGTACTGCGGGAGATCGCCGAGACGCTGGGGCTGCACGAGTCCACCGTGTCGCGGGTGACCTCCCAGAAGTACATGCTCACCCCGCGGGGCACCTTCGAGCTCAAGTACTTCTTCGGCAGCCACGTACAGACGGAAGCGGGCGGCGCCTGTTCCGCCACCGCCATCCGCGCCCTCATCAAGCAACTGGTGAGCGCGGAGGATTCCCGGCGCCCCCTCTCCGACAGCCAGATTTCCGAGATTCTCGGCCAGCAGGGCATCATGGTGGCGCGCCGCACCGTCGCCAAGTACCGCGAATCCATGCAGATCCTTCCGGCGAACCTGCGCAAATCCCTTTGA
- the rpoN gene encoding ribosomal subunit interface protein has protein sequence MNLTVTGHHIDVTPAIRDYLTSKLARVTRHFDHVIDVTVILSVEKASHKAEATVRVRGKDLFAEADDADMYAAIDSLADKLDRTVLRHKEKQVDRRNGASLKQMSSE, from the coding sequence ATGAACCTCACCGTGACCGGACATCACATCGACGTGACGCCGGCGATCCGCGATTACCTGACCTCGAAGCTCGCGCGGGTCACCCGGCACTTCGACCACGTGATCGACGTGACCGTGATCCTCTCGGTGGAAAAAGCGAGCCACAAGGCGGAGGCCACCGTGCGCGTGCGCGGCAAGGACCTCTTCGCCGAGGCCGACGACGCGGACATGTACGCCGCCATCGACAGCCTAGCGGACAAGCTCGACCGCACCGTGCTGCGGCACAAGGAAAAGCAGGTCGACCGGCGCAACGGCGCGAGCCTGAAGCAAATGTCCAGTGAATAG
- the ptsN gene encoding PTS IIA-like nitrogen-regulatory protein PtsN: MNLIAKLLPESHILLDLECASKKRVFEQVGLLFENQMHIARSLCFDCLFAREKLGSTGLGQGVAIPHGRIKGLKEAVGAFVRVRDPIAFDAPDNKPVQLIFVLLVPERATDQHLQILSELAQMFSDKSFRERLLAAKTPHDVHLLFENWEPHAPSQRSAAV; encoded by the coding sequence ATGAACCTGATCGCCAAGCTGCTCCCCGAATCCCACATCCTCCTCGACCTGGAGTGCGCCAGCAAGAAGCGCGTCTTCGAGCAGGTGGGGCTGCTGTTCGAGAACCAGATGCACATCGCCCGCAGCCTCTGTTTCGACTGCCTGTTCGCGCGCGAGAAGCTCGGCTCCACCGGCTTGGGCCAGGGAGTGGCTATCCCCCACGGGCGCATCAAGGGCCTCAAGGAGGCAGTGGGCGCGTTCGTGCGCGTGCGCGATCCCATCGCCTTCGATGCCCCGGACAACAAGCCCGTGCAGCTCATCTTCGTGCTGCTGGTGCCGGAGCGGGCCACCGACCAGCACCTGCAGATCCTCTCCGAGCTGGCGCAGATGTTCAGCGACAAGTCGTTCCGGGAGAGGCTGCTCGCGGCCAAGACCCCCCACGACGTGCATCTGCTGTTCGAAAACTGGGAGCCGCATGCCCCGAGTCAGCGTAGCGCGGCTGTTTGA
- the hprK gene encoding HPr kinase/phosphorylase translates to MPRVSVARLFEDNREKLALRWVAGREGASKFLDSEAILHSTKGLIGHLNFIHPNWIQVLSTSETDYISHLDAAPLHQLFETGTVCFIVAGDEKPPEILKRLADETATPLLASPQASLELMWLLRHYLHKALAPSVSMHGVFLDVLGMGVLITGDSGVGKSELGLELISRGSGLVADDIVEIYRVAPETLEGRCPPLLRDFLEVRGLGVLNIRTIFGETSVRPKMNLKLIVHLERPAGTDLASMERLPLEASFEEVLGVPVRRVNIPVAAGRNLAVLVEAAVRNTILQLRGYDSTREFIRRHERHMTNEGAPPEADD, encoded by the coding sequence ATGCCCCGAGTCAGCGTAGCGCGGCTGTTTGAGGACAACCGGGAAAAACTGGCCCTGCGCTGGGTCGCGGGACGGGAAGGCGCGTCCAAGTTCCTCGACTCGGAGGCGATCCTGCACTCCACCAAAGGCCTGATCGGCCACCTCAACTTCATCCATCCCAACTGGATCCAGGTGCTCTCCACCTCGGAGACGGACTACATCTCCCACCTGGACGCGGCGCCCCTGCACCAGTTGTTCGAGACGGGAACGGTGTGCTTCATCGTGGCAGGCGACGAAAAGCCGCCGGAGATCTTGAAGAGGCTCGCCGACGAGACCGCCACGCCGCTCCTCGCCTCGCCCCAGGCGAGCCTGGAGCTCATGTGGCTGCTGCGGCATTACCTGCACAAGGCCCTCGCCCCGTCCGTGTCCATGCACGGCGTGTTCCTCGACGTGCTGGGCATGGGGGTGCTGATCACGGGAGACTCGGGCGTGGGCAAGAGCGAGCTGGGCCTGGAGCTCATCTCCCGCGGCAGCGGGCTGGTGGCCGACGATATCGTGGAGATCTACCGGGTGGCGCCCGAGACGCTAGAGGGGCGCTGCCCGCCCCTGCTGCGGGACTTTCTCGAGGTGCGCGGCCTCGGGGTCCTCAACATCCGCACCATCTTCGGCGAGACCTCGGTGCGCCCGAAAATGAACCTGAAGCTCATCGTCCACCTGGAACGGCCCGCCGGCACCGACCTCGCCTCCATGGAGCGGCTGCCCTTGGAGGCGAGCTTCGAGGAGGTGCTGGGCGTTCCCGTGCGGCGGGTGAACATCCCCGTCGCCGCCGGGAGGAACCTCGCCGTGCTGGTGGAAGCGGCGGTGCGCAACACCATCCTGCAGTTGCGCGGCTACGACAGCACGCGGGAGTTCATCCGCCGCCACGAGCGCCACATGACGAACGAGGGCGCTCCGCCGGAAGCGGACGATTGA
- a CDS encoding nucleotide-binding protein gives MARPMQIIFISGLSGSGKSIALKVLEDAGYYCVDNLPVRLLPETAAYFERHGYARAAVSIDARSGDGLELLPAQIAALRARGVDARLLFLEANTETLVQRFSETRRRHPLATGELTLPECIERERELLADIADGAHRIDTSELSPNTLRSWVKDFIHIDRSRLTLLFQSFGFKHGIPLDADLVFDVRCLPNPHYDPRLRPLTGKDPEVIAFLESIPNVARMLADIHAFVSNWLPCFIQDNRSYLTVALGCTGGQHRSVYMVERLAAHFRAEYQVLVRHRELS, from the coding sequence ATGGCCCGGCCCATGCAGATCATTTTCATCAGCGGCCTCTCCGGATCGGGCAAGAGCATCGCCCTCAAGGTGCTCGAGGACGCCGGCTACTACTGCGTGGACAACCTCCCCGTGCGGCTCCTTCCCGAGACGGCCGCCTACTTCGAGCGCCACGGTTACGCCCGGGCGGCCGTTTCCATCGACGCGAGGAGCGGCGACGGCCTGGAGCTGCTGCCCGCCCAGATCGCGGCCCTGCGGGCGCGGGGGGTGGACGCGCGCCTGCTGTTTCTCGAGGCGAACACGGAAACCCTGGTCCAGCGCTTCTCCGAGACGCGGCGGCGCCACCCGCTCGCCACCGGCGAGCTCACCCTTCCCGAGTGCATCGAGCGGGAGCGGGAGCTGCTGGCCGACATCGCCGACGGCGCCCACCGCATCGACACCAGCGAGCTTTCGCCCAACACGCTGCGCAGTTGGGTGAAGGACTTCATCCACATCGACCGCTCGCGGCTGACGCTGCTGTTCCAGTCCTTCGGCTTCAAGCACGGCATCCCCCTGGACGCGGACCTGGTGTTCGACGTGCGCTGCCTGCCCAACCCCCATTACGATCCGCGGCTGCGGCCCCTGACGGGCAAGGACCCGGAAGTGATCGCGTTCCTCGAAAGCATCCCCAACGTGGCGCGCATGCTCGCCGACATCCACGCTTTCGTCTCCAACTGGCTTCCCTGCTTCATCCAGGACAACCGCAGCTACCTGACCGTAGCCCTGGGCTGCACCGGCGGCCAGCACCGTTCGGTGTACATGGTGGAGCGCCTCGCCGCCCATTTTCGCGCCGAATACCAGGTGCTGGTGCGCCACCGGGAGCTTTCCTGA
- the ubiX gene encoding flavin prenyltransferase UbiX encodes MKTVTLAFTGASGMPYGVRLLECLIGAGVQVYLIYSQVAQVVARQEMDLGLPGRAAEAQAWLSERFRAQPEQLRVFGREEWFAPVASGSNPADAMVICPCTMGTLAAVAAGLAENLIQRAADVMLKERRPLILVPRETPLSAIHLENMLKLARAGAVILPANPGFYHRPATVDALVDFVVARVLDHLGVANTLIARWGTPPEGV; translated from the coding sequence GTGAAGACGGTCACCCTGGCCTTCACCGGGGCCTCGGGCATGCCCTACGGGGTGAGGCTCCTGGAATGCCTGATCGGCGCCGGGGTGCAGGTGTATTTGATCTATTCCCAGGTGGCCCAGGTGGTGGCGCGCCAGGAGATGGACCTCGGCCTGCCCGGCCGGGCCGCGGAAGCCCAAGCCTGGCTTTCCGAGCGCTTCCGCGCCCAGCCGGAGCAATTGCGGGTGTTCGGGCGGGAGGAATGGTTCGCCCCCGTCGCTTCCGGGTCCAACCCGGCCGATGCCATGGTCATCTGCCCCTGCACCATGGGGACCCTTGCCGCCGTCGCCGCGGGCCTGGCGGAGAACCTGATCCAGCGCGCCGCCGACGTGATGCTCAAGGAGCGCCGCCCTCTCATCCTGGTGCCCCGGGAGACGCCCCTATCGGCGATCCACCTGGAAAACATGCTGAAGCTCGCCCGAGCCGGGGCGGTCATCCTTCCCGCGAACCCGGGCTTCTATCACCGGCCCGCTACGGTGGACGCCCTGGTGGATTTCGTTGTGGCCCGGGTGCTGGACCACCTGGGCGTGGCGAATACCCTGATCGCCCGCTGGGGAACGCCGCCCGAAGGCGTTTGA
- a CDS encoding putative phosphoketolase, protein MNETATASGVTGPLSPEELRRIDAYWRAANYLSVGQIYLYDNPLLKEPLALAHVKRRLLGHWGTTPGLNFIYAHLNRAIRAYDLDMIFVCGPGHGGPALAANAWLEGTYSELHPALSRDEEGMGRLFRQFSFPGGIGSHATPEIPGSIHEGGELGYALAHAFGAAFDNPGLIVACVVGDGEAETGPLATAWHSNKFLNPARDGAVLPILHLNGYKIANPTVLARIPRTELESLFVGYGYQPHFVEGHEPEPMHQQMAATLDRVFDEIREIQEHARGGRLAARPRWPMIVLVTPKGWTGPKEVDGKKTEGFWRSHQVPLSGLAQNPEHLKLLERWLKSYRPGELFDERGRPRPELTALAPSGERRMGANPHANGGLLLKALRLPDFRDYAVDVPKPGQAVAEATRVMGRYLRDVMKLNGEARNFRVFGPDETASNRLDALFEVTDRSWMAEILPEDEHLAPDGRVMEILSEHTCQGWLEGYLLTGRHGLFSSYEAFIHIVDSMFNQHAKWLKVAKEVPWRRPIASLNILLTSHVWRQDHNGFSHQDPGFIDLVVNKKADIVRVYLPPDANTLLAVTERCLESRNLVNVIVAGKQPAPQWLDMDAAVKHVAGGIGIWAWASNDQGAEPDVVMACAGDVPTLETLAAVTLLRRYVPELKVRVVNVVDLMTLQPREEHPHGLSDREFDGLFTTDKPIIFAYHGYPWLIHRLTYRRTNHRNLHVRGYKEEGTTTTPFDMAVLNDLDRFHLAMDVIDRVPKLGYAAAYAKQALRDKLIDHRHYIERYGEDMPEVLDWKWPG, encoded by the coding sequence ATGAACGAGACTGCGACTGCGAGCGGGGTGACCGGCCCCCTTTCCCCCGAAGAGCTGCGGCGCATCGACGCCTACTGGCGCGCCGCCAACTACCTCTCCGTGGGCCAGATCTACCTCTACGACAACCCACTGCTGAAGGAGCCCTTGGCGCTCGCCCACGTGAAGCGCCGGCTCCTGGGCCACTGGGGCACCACGCCGGGGCTCAATTTCATCTACGCCCATCTCAACCGGGCGATCCGGGCTTATGACCTGGACATGATCTTCGTCTGCGGGCCGGGCCATGGGGGGCCGGCGCTCGCCGCCAATGCCTGGCTCGAGGGCACCTACAGCGAACTCCATCCGGCGCTGTCCCGGGACGAGGAGGGCATGGGGCGGCTGTTCCGGCAGTTCTCCTTTCCCGGCGGCATCGGCAGCCACGCCACCCCCGAGATTCCCGGCTCGATCCACGAGGGCGGCGAGCTGGGCTACGCCCTGGCCCACGCCTTCGGCGCCGCCTTCGACAACCCGGGGCTGATCGTGGCCTGCGTGGTGGGAGACGGAGAGGCGGAAACGGGGCCGCTGGCCACCGCCTGGCATTCCAACAAGTTCCTGAACCCGGCGCGCGACGGAGCGGTGCTGCCCATCCTGCACTTGAACGGCTACAAGATCGCCAATCCCACGGTGCTCGCGCGCATCCCCAGGACCGAGCTGGAATCGCTCTTCGTCGGCTATGGCTACCAGCCCCACTTCGTCGAGGGACACGAGCCCGAGCCCATGCACCAGCAGATGGCGGCGACGCTCGATCGCGTTTTCGACGAGATCCGCGAGATCCAAGAGCACGCGCGGGGCGGACGGCTCGCCGCACGCCCGCGCTGGCCGATGATCGTGCTGGTAACTCCCAAGGGCTGGACCGGCCCGAAGGAGGTGGACGGGAAGAAGACCGAGGGCTTCTGGCGCTCTCACCAGGTGCCTCTGTCCGGGCTCGCCCAGAACCCGGAGCACCTGAAGCTGCTGGAGCGCTGGTTGAAGAGCTACCGGCCCGGGGAGCTGTTCGACGAGCGCGGGCGGCCCAGGCCCGAGCTGACGGCGCTGGCGCCCTCTGGGGAGCGGCGCATGGGGGCCAACCCCCACGCCAACGGCGGGCTCTTGCTGAAGGCGCTGCGGCTTCCCGACTTCCGCGACTACGCGGTGGACGTGCCCAAGCCCGGGCAGGCGGTGGCGGAAGCGACCCGGGTGATGGGCCGCTACTTGCGCGACGTGATGAAGCTGAACGGCGAGGCGCGCAACTTCCGCGTGTTCGGGCCCGATGAGACCGCCTCCAACCGGCTCGATGCCCTGTTCGAGGTGACCGATCGGAGCTGGATGGCGGAAATCCTGCCCGAGGACGAGCATCTCGCCCCCGACGGGCGGGTGATGGAGATCCTCTCCGAGCACACCTGCCAGGGATGGCTGGAAGGCTATCTCCTTACCGGACGCCACGGGCTGTTCTCCAGCTACGAGGCGTTCATCCACATCGTGGACTCCATGTTCAACCAGCACGCCAAGTGGCTCAAGGTGGCCAAGGAAGTCCCCTGGCGGCGTCCCATTGCGTCGCTTAACATCCTGCTCACCTCCCACGTATGGCGCCAGGACCACAACGGCTTCTCTCACCAGGACCCGGGATTCATCGACCTGGTGGTGAACAAGAAGGCGGACATCGTGCGCGTCTATCTGCCCCCGGACGCCAACACCCTGCTCGCCGTGACCGAGCGCTGCCTGGAGAGCCGTAACTTGGTGAACGTGATCGTGGCGGGCAAGCAGCCCGCGCCCCAATGGCTGGACATGGACGCGGCGGTGAAGCACGTGGCGGGCGGGATCGGCATCTGGGCCTGGGCGAGCAACGACCAGGGGGCGGAGCCCGACGTGGTCATGGCCTGCGCCGGGGACGTGCCGACTCTGGAGACCCTGGCCGCTGTGACCCTGCTGCGCCGCTACGTGCCGGAGCTCAAGGTGCGGGTGGTGAACGTGGTGGACTTGATGACGCTGCAGCCCCGGGAAGAGCATCCCCACGGCCTCTCAGACCGGGAGTTCGACGGGCTCTTCACCACCGACAAGCCCATCATCTTCGCCTACCACGGCTACCCCTGGCTCATCCACCGGCTCACCTACCGGCGCACCAACCACAGGAACCTCCACGTGCGCGGCTACAAGGAGGAGGGCACCACCACCACCCCCTTCGACATGGCGGTGTTGAACGACCTGGACCGCTTCCATCTGGCCATGGACGTGATCGACCGGGTGCCCAAGCTGGGCTACGCCGCGGCCTACGCCAAGCAGGCGCTGCGGGACAAGTTGATCGACCACCGGCACTACATCGAGCGTTACGGAGAAGACATGCCGGAGGTGCTCGACTGGAAGTGGCCGGGCTAG